GTGATAACTAGTGATAATTAGTGATATCTAGTGATAACTAGTGATAattagtgatgattagtgatgattagtgatgattagtgatgattagtgataactaatgatgattagtgatatctagtgataactagtgatgattagtgatatcTAGTGATAACTAGTGATATCTAGTGATAattagtgatgattagtgatatcTAGTGATAACTAGTGATAATTAGTGATGactagtgatgattagtgatgattagtgatgattagtgataactaatgatgattagtgatatctagtgataactagtgatgattagtgatatctagtgataactagtgataattagtgatgattagtgatgattagtgatgattagtgataactaatgatgattagtgataactagtgatgattagtgataactagtgataattagtgatgattagtgataactaatgatgattagtgataactagtgataattagtgatgattagtgataactagtgatgattagtgataactagtgaAAACTAGTGATCAACtatgatgattagtgataattAGCGATAACTAGTGATAAATAGTGATAAACAGTGATAACtagtgataactagtgatgattagtgatgattagtgataaatAGTGATAattagtgatgattagtgatacatagtgatgattagtgataactaaTGATTAGTGATAATTAGTAATaactagtgatgattagtgatgatTAGCGATaactagtgatgattagtgataactaatgatgattagtgataactagtgatgattagtgataactaatgatgattagtgataactagtgataattagtgatgattagtgataactagtgatgattagtgataactagtgatgattagtgataactagtgataattagtgatgattagtgataactagtgatgattagtgatgattagtgataactagtgatAATTAGCGATAACTAGTGATAAATAGTGATAAACAGTGATAACtagtgataactagtgatgattagtgataaatAGTGATAattagtgatgattagtgatacatagtgatgattagtgataactaaTGATTAGTGATAATTAGTAATaactagtgatgattagtgatgatTAGCGATaactagtgatgattagtgataactaatgatgattagtgataactagtgatgattagtgataactaatgatgattagtgataactagtgatAAATAGTGATGACTAGTGAAAATTAGTTATGATTAGTGATGACTAGTGAAAATTAGTTATGATTAGTGATAAATATTGATGATTAGTAATGATTAGTGATGACTAGTGATGactagtgatgattagtgataactagtAATGATTAGTGATAAATATTGATGATTAGTAATGATTAGTGATGACTAGTGATGACTAGTGATAATTAGTGATAATTAGTGATAACTaatgatgattagtgataactagtgatAAATAGTGATGACTAGTGAAAATTAGTTATGATTAGTGATGactagtgatgattagtgataaatATTGATGATTAGTAATGATTAGTGATGACTAGTGATGactagtgatgattagtgataactagtgatgattagtgataactagtAATGATTAGTGATAAATATTGATGATTAGTAATGATTAGTGATGACTAGTGATGACTAGTGATAATTAGTGATAATTAGTGATAACTaatgatgattagtgataactagtgatAAATAGTGATGACTAGTGAAAATTAGTTATGATTAGTGATGactagtgatgattagtgataaatATTGATGATTAGTAATGATTAGTGATGACTAGTGATGactagtgatgattagtgataactagtgatgattagtgataactagtgatgattagtgataaatATTGATGATTAGTAATGATTAGTGATGACTAGTGATGACTAGTGATAATTAGTGATAattagtgataactagtgatgattagtgatatctagtgataactagtgatgactagtgatgattagtgatgaCTAGTGATCATTAGCGATGACTAGTGATAattagtgatgattagtgataattAGTGATTACTAGTGATCattagtgataactagtgatCATTAGTGATGactagtgatgattagtgatgactagtgatgattagtgataattAATGATCAACTATGATGATTAGCGTCAGTGAGCACGTTGACACCTGCACACAGGTCAGATCTTCTGAGTCTGATCCAGTGAACTCATTTCAGAGACTAGTTCAATAAATCTACCTGCAGCTGTTGTTCACCTGGTAGAAATATGAGCTTCCAGCAGATCCGTGCTGACTCAGCAGAAACATCAGAACCAGGCCAGACTGCTGTTCCAACACGCAGATGGACGGTGTTCAATACACTGAACTAGACAACAAACCACCCATGTGTCAGTGTCACATCATGGCTGGACCGCAGGTTCctaagagatggtccagttTGTAATCAGACGTCCTCAGAGACATCACAGGGTGGACACCACAAACTCTGAGAACACAAACTGAACCTCCCTGTTGGATCAGAACCTAATGTTCACTTTGTGTACGGACATGTTTACGTTCATTTCTGGCTGAGCTGTGGATGTGGACCTGATTCATTAAGACTGTTGAGTTCAGTCAAACCTCAGACTGAAAATagttcaaaaagaaaatgtacagaaacactggacatgTGTTTTCACCTGATCCTGCTCCTGATCCTGGACTTTATGGTCCTATCTGTGTGTGGCGAGTAAAGAATAAACATGAACCCAGAGGAACAAGAGTCCAACACATTTATTAGTGGGATACCGTGAAGCTTCGGGGCCGACAGCAGTGTTAAGGCTTCGAGCAGCGTGGTTATGTTCTGACTTCACGCTGGACTTCAGTGTGTCGCTGTTCCTGTTTCACACAGCACAAATAACATCTCCATGGTAACAGTAGGACGGACACACAACGTCCACATCGAGCTAATAAACCGTAGAGAATCGTCAGCTGTTATAAAACGATGAGGTGAAGAACTGTATCGAACTGATGATGAAATCCGAAGAGATTCACCTGTGTTCGTGTTGTTCAGGTGTCCGACTGGGGACAGAGTCTGTGGTAAGACCACATGGGAACAGTAGAGTCACTGCAGGCAGTCATACAGTGATTCAGACGAAACTTCACAGAAGCCAGAAGAACCCAGAGAAAAGAAACGGCAGTGGCAACAGAACCAGTAGAATCCCCACAGACACTCAACCACTGAACTGTGACATTAGCATCTATTAGGGGCCCCTCCTGGTATCCGAGACACTGAGCACTgaattaatacacatttataaaaaattataaatgaagCTGAATTAACACACTTGGCTTTGTTAACGCCCCCCCCCTCCAGCACGGCTCAGTGCAGGTCTTTGAAGGGTTTGGGGTAGTTAAACATCAGGTAATCCATGTAGTAGAAGTCGAAggctttctgtctctctgtggagTTCAGCTGGGAGAAGTATTTCtgggtgatggaggaggaagtcCTCTCTGCAAGAGGGTTCCTGTCTTTGAAATCGGGGAAGCTGAGGTTCCTGGGCGCCCCGACGCTCCGCAGCAGGAAGTTGGCTTCTTCCTGCAGATCCTCGAACTTCCCGATGAAGTTGTATCTGAGGAGGCAGGGGTTACACAGCTGGCTGACCGGCTCCCAGTGGATGTCCATCCCCACCGGCCTGTGCACATCCAGCAGGTACTGGACGAACTCCCTGAAGGTGACTCCGGCACCGGTGCGCAGCGCGATGCGGCTGGCGTTGACGCGGTACCTGGAGATGATGGGCCGTCCGAACACCGGGTGGTAGTACGAGTTTGGACTCTCAAACTTGTCCCGAAAGGCCGACACCAGGCGCTCGAAGGGCTCCCTGACGAACAGCACCTTGGTGTAAGAGCGGAGTCTCTCGGCGATGCCGGCCTGGTCGTAGCTCTCCAGCCGCCGCAGGCGGTTGGCGTAATGTGCCGCATCATGAGGGATGGCTCGTGTGGAGGTGGCGCTGCCGCCCAACACCATCAGCACCCGCTTCCAGTTGGAGCAGCCGGCTTTAGGAACCTCGCAGTACAGCAGCCTGAACCGGTCCTCCACGTAAATCCGCGACACCTGCCGCTGAGTGACGGGCTGCGTCATGACGCCCGGCTGGTATCTGGCACAGACTTCACTCAGCAGGCGGCGGCGGGAGGATAAAACCTGCGTCCTCACAGGCTCCGTCCTCCGCTCCACCTCTGCGCCCGTCTTTAGGAGGAGCTTCCTGTGGCGTTTGGTGACTGGCGGCTTGGAGCCAACTGAAGATTCGTCAAACGTCGGCGGAGACGAGTCCGAGAAGACGGAGAGAGGCAACTGCTGCTGTCCGAGGTCAGAGGGAGACAGGTTTCCTGCAGCTGCGCTGTCTGTCACCTCGtcctgcagcagagacagagacagacacaccgAGGGTCTTCACATGAGCAGAAAATATTCAATGTTCTGCTGCTTGTTAATAAAACCTTGGTAGAAATTCAATGTTGGGAGAAGTTTTAGTGGAAAACACTGATTGAATTGACAGTTAATAAGCTCATCATGTGTTTCAGGTAAaggtaaaatatataaagtaaaactaTACGTCACCTCCTAATAGTGAAGTATCATTAAACAGAAGTCGTCTATGATGTTATATTATCTATTTTACTTCCACCACTGACTAAACCCAGTCCAGTAAGTGATTGTAGTTTCAGTAGCAGTCCACCAGGTGGCGCGGTCTCCCGTTTGCCTGCATTGGAGCAGCTTCAGTTGGACTCACCTTCTCCAGGGGCCACCTGGGGGCCATCAgcacattcacacctgcacaGAAAGACAAGGACAACAAGACATGAGCTGATCCGAggcttcatcatcatcatcatcagcagcagcagcagcagcagcaggacaccTGCTCCACAGTGAGACTGATAAACGTGTTTATCACTTGTATGAGTGAAAACGTTTGAAAGGTGCAGTTTTATAAACTGTTGCTTCTTATTTGAATGTGAAGCAGGtttaaagtaaacaaatgtttcctGAACAAACTCATGCACCTGCACAGCATCACACtcagagctggagaagagaACAGGCAGTGAGGACAGACCAACACCTGTACACCGGAGGTCCAGAAACGCTCACCAACCACTGAGCTGTGACATTTAGCATCCGAATCTACAGCTCGTACGTACGTTACATATGAAAACCAGCTGTGTGGATTCAGGGGTGTTAGAGGTttggatgtttttgttcttacagCTGAGCCAAAGAAAGAACTGCACATGACTCAAACATATGAACTCTGTGTT
This DNA window, taken from Anabas testudineus chromosome 6, fAnaTes1.2, whole genome shotgun sequence, encodes the following:
- the LOC113166252 gene encoding carbohydrate sulfotransferase 8-like isoform X1 yields the protein MSLVDFRLWDSVWIRRSLLLSVVMKLPCSVCRSLWFLLLLGAGSLLLLARLQNLTETLQRQTPGVNVLMAPRWPLEKDEVTDSAAAGNLSPSDLGQQQLPLSVFSDSSPPTFDESSVGSKPPVTKRHRKLLLKTGAEVERRTEPVRTQVLSSRRRLLSEVCARYQPGVMTQPVTQRQVSRIYVEDRFRLLYCEVPKAGCSNWKRVLMVLGGSATSTRAIPHDAAHYANRLRRLESYDQAGIAERLRSYTKVLFVREPFERLVSAFRDKFESPNSYYHPVFGRPIISRYRVNASRIALRTGAGVTFREFVQYLLDVHRPVGMDIHWEPVSQLCNPCLLRYNFIGKFEDLQEEANFLLRSVGAPRNLSFPDFKDRNPLAERTSSSITQKYFSQLNSTERQKAFDFYYMDYLMFNYPKPFKDLH
- the LOC113166252 gene encoding carbohydrate sulfotransferase 8-like isoform X2, translating into MAPRWPLEKDEVTDSAAAGNLSPSDLGQQQLPLSVFSDSSPPTFDESSVGSKPPVTKRHRKLLLKTGAEVERRTEPVRTQVLSSRRRLLSEVCARYQPGVMTQPVTQRQVSRIYVEDRFRLLYCEVPKAGCSNWKRVLMVLGGSATSTRAIPHDAAHYANRLRRLESYDQAGIAERLRSYTKVLFVREPFERLVSAFRDKFESPNSYYHPVFGRPIISRYRVNASRIALRTGAGVTFREFVQYLLDVHRPVGMDIHWEPVSQLCNPCLLRYNFIGKFEDLQEEANFLLRSVGAPRNLSFPDFKDRNPLAERTSSSITQKYFSQLNSTERQKAFDFYYMDYLMFNYPKPFKDLH